In Phocoena sinus isolate mPhoSin1 chromosome X, mPhoSin1.pri, whole genome shotgun sequence, a genomic segment contains:
- the LOC116747019 gene encoding melanoma-associated antigen B4-like: MPRGQKNKRRARGKRNQAHGETQSLKGTQATEAAVAAAAVAEEIQELPSSPVPVSRGTPPSSPAAGTRQEPQGAPATTSCDEGASCPGSEEGAQSQDEKSAGTSQAAPSTHSSCRDPLTRKSTMLVQSLLEKYKTKEPIPQAALLKAVNRKYQKHFPEILSRASEIMEVIFGLELKEVDPSNHSYAFISKLALPNKGSPSDEFGLPTPGLLMLLLGLIFKKGNRATEEEIWEILNGLDFYAGMRHLISGEPRRLISKDFVQQKYLTYRQVPDSDPPRYEFLWGPRAHAETSKMKVLQFVAKIIGTVPSAFPDLYEEALKDEEERAAVRGAARATAVAEGRAPSRAKARSSSHM; encoded by the coding sequence ATGCCTCGGGGCCAGAAGAACAAGCGCCGTGCCCGCGGGAAACGCAACCAGGCCCACGGGGAGACTCAGAGTCTCAAGGGAACCCAGGCCACTgaggcggcggtggcggcggcggcggtggcagAAGAGATACAAGAGTTACCCTCCTCCCCCGTTCCTGTTTCTCGGGGTACTCCCCCGAGCTCCCCTGCTGCTGGCACTCGCCAGGAGCCTCAGGGAGCCCCAGCCACTACCTCTTGTGATGAAGGGGCTTCATGCCCAGGATCTGAAGAAGGTGCCCAGAGCCAAGATGAGAAAAGTGCAGGTACCTCCCAGGCAGCACCTTCCACTCACAGCAGTTGCAGAGATCCTCTGACCAGGAAGTCCACAATGCTGGTGCAGTCCCTGCTGGAGAAGTACAAGACGAAGGAGCCCATCCCGCAGGCAGCACTGCTGAAGGCTGTCAACAGGAAGTACCAGAAGCACTTCCCTGAGATCCTCAGCAGAGCCTCTGAGATCATGGAGGTGATCTTTGGCCTCGAGCTGAAGGAAGTCGACCCCAGCAATCACTCCTACGCCTTCATCAGCAAGCTGGCCCTCCCCAACAAGGGAAGTCCAAGTGATGAGTTTGGGCTGCCCACGCCCGGTCTCCTGATGCTTCTCCTGGGCCTGATCTTCAAGAAGGGCAACCGTGCCACTGAGGAGGAGATCTGGGAAATCCTCAATGGGTTGGATTTCTATGCTGGGATGAGGCACTTGATATCTGGGGAGCCCAGGAGGCTCATCAGCAAAGATTTCGTGCAGCAGAAGTACCTGACGTACCGCCAGGTGCCTGACAGCGATCCTCCGCGCTATGAGTTCCTGTGGGGCCCGAGAGCCCACGCTGAAACCAGCAAGATGAAAGTGCTGCAGTTTGTGGCCAAGATCATTGGTACCGTCCCCAGTGCCTTCCCAGATCTCTATGAGGAGGCtctgaaagatgaggaagagagagcagcagtgagaggcgcgGCCAGGGCTACAGCTGTTGCTGAGGGCAGAGCCCCTTCCAGGGCCAAGGCCCGCAGCTCCTCCCACATGTAG